A section of the Tenrec ecaudatus isolate mTenEca1 chromosome 10, mTenEca1.hap1, whole genome shotgun sequence genome encodes:
- the GFAP gene encoding glial fibrillary acidic protein, protein MERRRVTSAARRSYVSSETVVGGLGRRLGPGARLSLARMPPPLLAPRVDFSLAGALNAGFKETRASERAEMMELNDRFASYIEKVRFLEQQNKALAAELNQLRSKEPTKLADVYQAELRQLRLRLDQLTANSSRLEVERDNLAQELATLRQKLQDETCLRLEAENNLAASRQEADEATLARLDLERKTESLEEEIRFLQKIHEEEVRELQEQLAQQQVHVELDVAKPDLTAALKEIRTQYEAVASSNMHEAEEWYRSKFADLTDAAARNSQLLRQAKNEANDYRRQLQAMTCDLESLRGTNESLERQMREQEERHAREAASYQEALARLEEEGQSLKDEMARHLQEYQELLNVKLALDIEIATYRKLLEGEENRITIPVQTFSNLQIRETSLDTKSVSEGHLKRNIVVKTVEMRDGEVIKESTQEHKDVM, encoded by the exons ATGGAGCGGAGACGTGTCACCTCAGCAGCCAGACGCTCCTATGTCTCctcagagacagtggtggggggcCTGGGTCGCCGCCTAGGACCGGGCGCCCGCCTCTCCCTGGCGCGAATGCCCCCTCCGCTCCTGGCCCCGCGGGTGGACTTCTCCCTGGCCGGTGCCCTCAATGCCGGCTTCAAGGAGACCCGGGCCAGCGAGCGGGCCGAGATGATGGAGCTCAATGACCGCTTCGCCAGCTATATCGAGAAGGTGCGCTTCCTGGAGCAGCAAAACAAGGCGCTGGCCGCGGAGCTGAACCAGCTGCGGTCCAAGGAGCCCACCAAGCTAGCCGATGTCTACCAGGCCGAGCTGCGCCAGCTGCGCCTTCGCCTCGACCAGCTCACCGCCAACAGCTCTCGGCTCGAGGTGGAGAGGGACAACCTGGCGCAGGAGCTGGCCACCCTGCGGCAGAA GCTCCAGGATGAGACCTGCCTGAGGCTggaggcagagaacaacctggccGCCTCTCGACAG GAGGCAGACGAAGCCACCCTGGCCCGCTTAGATCTGGAGAGGAAGACTGAGTCTCTGGAGGAGGAGATCCGGTTCCTGCAGAAGATTCATGAGGAG GAGGTCCGGGAGCTCCAGGAGCAGCTGGCCCAGCAGCAGGTCCACGTGGAGCTGGACGTGGCGAAGCCAGATCTCACAGCAGCCCTGAAGGAGATCCGCACCCAGTATGAGGCAGTGGCGTCCAGCAACATGCACGAGGCGGAGGAGTGGTACCGGTCCAAG TTCGCGGACCTGACCGACGCGGCCGCACGGAACTCCCAGCTGCTCCGACAGGCCAAGAACGAGGCCAACGACTACCGGCGCCAGCTGCAGGCCATGACCTGCGACCTGGAGTCCCTGCGTGGCACG aacgagtccctggagaggcagatGCGAGAACAGGAGGAGCGTCACGCACGGGAGGCGGCCAGTTACCAGGAGGCGCTGGCCCGGCTGGAGGAGGAGGGACAGAGCCTCAAAGACGAGATGGCCCGCCACCTGCAGGAGTACCAAGAGCTGCTTAACGTCAAACTGGCCCTGGACATCGAGATCGCCACGTACAGGAAGCTGCTGGAGGGCGAGGAGAACCG CATCACCATTCCGGTGCAAACCTTCTCCAATCTACAGATCCGAG AAACCAGCCTGGACACGAAGTCCGTGTCTGAAGGCCACCTCAAGAGGAACATCGTGGTGAAGACGGTGGAGATGCGGGACGgagag GTCATCAAGGAGTCCACGCAGGAGCACAAGGATGTGATGTAA
- the FAM187A gene encoding Ig-like V-type domain-containing protein FAM187A — MSLAHATVFLWAWGSLLTFEIVEKENIFQKTPCPAFLMFDNAAYLADMSFELPCHCKPEEVPAVVWYHQKHLGSTHTQVLTDFDGRVLTEAAAHVRVGSDMLARFSIRMFSLLVFRAQPEDSGLYFCGTRKGDYFYAYDVDIQSSEGMVASFRDKGQEPFEDEYHGDLHVFTTFWEWTPCDRCGVRGEQWRIGLCYLQSPGLSPRYRQTLPNTVSCGSQAVPRKLQAKAKYHTPELLVRSCLVSCERRQTVHLGLLAIFNYVSKAGSRPWVPQVPIQFHQQMLGHGLLISCPGARPEHAVAWDKDRQQLYRTQYLKDVNRSMRVFIDHGNQLHIRFTQLSDRGIYYCWRQGVRVAGFRLGVKTRGHYHASFSDPETRAVLQLILLGYALITATFATVHLCRCCCYFFRCCPNPSP; from the coding sequence ATGAGCCTGGCCCACGCCACGGTGTTCCTGTGGGCCTGGGGCAGTCTCCTGACCTTTGAAATTGTGGAGAAGGAGAACATCTTTCAGAAAACCCCCTGCCCAGCTTTCCTGATGTTTGACAATGCAGCCTACCTGGCCGACATGAGCTTTGAGCTCCCCTGCCACTGTAAGCCTGAGGAGGTGCCGGCGGTGGTCTGGTACCATCAGAAACACCTCGGCAGCACCCACACCCAAGTGCTGACGGACTTCGACGGGCGGGTGCTGACGGAGGCAGCGGCGCACGTGCGTGTGGGCAGTGACATGCTGGCCCGCTTCAGCATCCGGATGTTCAGTCTGCTGGTTTTCCGGGCCCAGCCCGAGGACTCGGGCCTGTACTTCTGCGGCACCCGCAAGGGGGACTACTTTTATGCCTATGATGTGGACATCCAGAGCAGTGAGGGCATGGTGGCCAGCTTCCGGGACAAGGGCCAGGAGCCCTTTGAAGATGAGTACCACGGGGACCTCCATGTCTTCACCACCTTCTGGGAGTGGACCCCCTGTGACCGCTGCGGGGTACGTGGGGAGCAGTGGCGAATTGGCCTCTGCTATCTCCAGAGCCCGGGCCTCTCCCCACGCTACCGCCAGACGCTGCCTAACACGGTGTCCTGTGGCTCGCAGGCGGTGCCTCGGAAGCTGCAGGCCAAGGCCAAGTACCACACGCCCGAGCTGCTGGTTCGCAGCTGCCTGGTGTCCTGCGAGAGGAGGCAGACGGTCCACCTGGGCCTGCTGGCCATCTTCAACTACGTGTCCAAGGCGGGCAGCCGGCCCTGGGTGCCCCAGGTGCCCATCCAGTTCCACCAGCAGATGCTGGGCCACGGGCTCCTCATCTCTTGTCCTGGCGCCCGACCAGAGCATGCCGTGGCCTGGGACAAGGACCGCCAGCAGCTGTACCGCACACAGTACCTGAAGGACGTCAACAGGTCCATGCGGGTGTTCATCGACCACGGCAACCAGCTGCACATCCGCTTCACCCAGCTGAGCGACCGGGGCATCTACTACTGCTGGCGGCAGGGGGTGCGGGTCGCCGGGTTCCGGCTGGGCGTGAAGACCCGAGGGCACTACCACGCCTCCTTCTCAGACCCCGAGACTCGCGCTGTCCTGCAACTCATCCTGCTGGGCTACGCCCTCATCACGGCCACCTTCGCCACGGTGCACCTCTGTCGCTGCTGCTGTTACTTTTTCCGCTGTtgccccaacccctccccctaG